Proteins from one Coffea arabica cultivar ET-39 chromosome 8c, Coffea Arabica ET-39 HiFi, whole genome shotgun sequence genomic window:
- the LOC113707187 gene encoding aquaporin TIP4-1, with product MAKIALGNGREAIQPDVFQALVVEFIVTFLFVFAGVGSAMTADKLSGSPLTGLFFVALAHTLVVAVMISAGFRISGGHLNPAVTLGLCVGGHITVVRSILYWIDQCLASAAACALLKYLTGGLTTPPHTLASGVDCTQGVIMEIILTFSLLFTVYATIVDPKKGNLDGLGPLLTGLVVGANIMVGGAFSGASMNPARSFCPALVSGNWTDHWVYWVGPLIGGGLAGFVYENFFIARSHEPLSNDETF from the exons ATGGCCAAAATCGCTCTTGGAAACGGCCGGGAGGCAATCCAGCCTGATGTCTTTCAAGCTCTGGTTGTTGAATTCATTGTCACCTTTCTCTTCGTTTTTGCTGGTGTTGGATCAGCCATGACTGCAG ATAAACTCAGTGGGAGTCCGCTGACGGGGCTGTTTTTCGTGGCATTGGCGCACACTTTGGTGGTGGCTGTGATGATCTCGGCTGGCTTCCGCATTTCCGGTGGCCATCTCAACCCTGCTGTCACTCTTGGCCTTTGTGTCGGCGGCCATATCACCGTTGTCCGATCAATCCTTTACTGGATTGATCAGTGTTTAGCTTCTGCAGCTGCTTGTGCTTTGCTCAAGTATCTCACCGGAGGACTT ACAACTCCACCACATACACTTGCAAGTGGGGTAGACTGCACGCAAGGCGTGATAATGGAgattattttgacattttcccTGCTCTTCACCGTCTATGCTACAATTGTGGACCCCAAGAAGGGAAACCTTGATGGGCTGGGCCCACTTCTTACTGGGCTAGTTgttggtgcaaacatcatggtAGGTGGGGCTTTCTCCGGGGCTTCGATGAACCCTGCGAGGTCATTCTGTCCGGCTTTGGTGAGTGGAAACTGGACCGATCACTGGGTTTACTGGGTTGGCCCACTTATTGGAGGTGGGCTTGCAGGCTTCGTCTATGAGAATTTCTTCATTGCTAGGTCTCATGAGCCACTTTCAAATGATGAAACTTTCTGA